From the genome of Camelus bactrianus isolate YW-2024 breed Bactrian camel chromosome 33, ASM4877302v1, whole genome shotgun sequence, one region includes:
- the OR6X1 gene encoding olfactory receptor 6X1, which translates to MRNGTAVKEFILLGFPGIQGLQILLFIVIFFIYILTLAGNGLIITIVWAEPRLQTPMYFFLCNLSFLEIWYTTTVIPKLLETFVVARTVICTPCCLLQAFFHFFLGTTEFLILTTMSFDRYLAICKPLRYPTIMTSKLCLQLALSSWVLGFTIVFCQMVLLIQLPFCGNNVINHFYCDVGPILKAACADTSILELLGLLATILVIPGSLLFTVISYIYILATILRIPSATGRQKAFSTCASHLTVVSLLYGAVLFMYLRPTAHSSFKMNKVVSVLNTILTPLLNPFIYTIRNKEVKGALRKAMAWLKTHHPE; encoded by the coding sequence ATGAGAAATGGCACTGCAGTCAAAGAGTTCATCCTCCTAGGCTTTCCCGGCATCCAAGGACTGCAGATCCTGCTCTTCATAGTCATCTTTTTCATCTACATATTAACCCTTGCAGGTAATGGGCTCATTATTACCATtgtctgggctgagcccaggctaCAAACTCCAATGTACTTCTTCCTTTGCAACTTGTCCTTCCTGGAGATCTGGTACACCACCACAGTCATCCCCAAACTGCTAGAAACTTTTGTGGTGGCAAGAACAGTTATCTGCACCCCCTGCTGCCTGCTGCAGGCCTTCTTCCACTTCTTCCTAGGCACCACGGAGTTCCTCATCCTCACCACCATGTCTTTTGACCGTTATctggccatctgcaagcccctTCGCTATCCCACCATCATGACCAGCAAGCTATGCCTGCAACTGGCCCTCAGCTCTTGGGTGCTGGGCTTCACCATCGTCTTTTGTCAGATGGTACTGCTCATCCAGTTGCCATTCTGTGGCAACAATGTCATCAATCACTTCTACTGTGATGTCGGTCCCATCTTGAAAGCAGCCTGTGCAGACACAAGCATTTTGGAGCTCCTGGGTCTCTTGGCAACCATCCTGGTGATCCCAGGGTCACTCCTCTTCACTGTGATTTCTTATATCTATATCCTGGCCACCATCCTACGGATTCCTTCAGCCACTGGCCGCCAGAAGGCTTTCTCTACCTGTGCCTCTCACCTGACGGTTGTCTCCCTGCTCTACGGAGCTGTTTTGTTCATGTACCTGAGACCCACGGCACACTCCTCCTTTAAGATGAATAAGGTGGTGTCAGTGCTGAATACTATCCTCACACCCCTTCTGAACCCCTTTATTTACACAATTAgaaacaaggaggtgaaaggagCCCTAAGGAAGGCAATGGCTTGGCTGAAGACTCATCATCCAGAGTAA